One Gloeobacter morelensis MG652769 DNA window includes the following coding sequences:
- a CDS encoding tryptophan 2,3-dioxygenase family protein: protein MAEPNRAEPLPPRDGSLDVSANHYWHYHRLEALLACKQPITASQDEDLFIAVHQICEVAFHQMIGDLERTLAALAVALDAEERPVGDTAEACYFLERVVRLYEVVNVTMPILVSMRAFGEFRSAIGPTSGFQSFQFRHLEILSGVAAPYWRGGTRDARGEVHPAEAEFDRRYGTQVADWLAEHREHNLVHYYRRLLERATGAEVQTRLTALFTHPGAACLLRLLARYEQQQTRFHRGHLALAVRQLALVGASAGTGGTAFQAYLARYQREVEPLFAGLGPEDEGASAGVPGGGSIPG from the coding sequence ATGGCCGAACCGAACCGGGCCGAGCCGCTGCCGCCGCGCGACGGCAGCCTGGATGTGAGCGCCAACCACTACTGGCACTACCACCGCCTCGAAGCGCTCCTGGCGTGCAAGCAGCCGATCACCGCTTCGCAGGATGAAGACTTGTTCATCGCCGTGCACCAGATTTGCGAGGTGGCCTTTCACCAGATGATTGGCGATCTGGAGCGCACCCTGGCGGCCCTGGCCGTCGCCCTCGATGCCGAGGAGCGTCCCGTGGGCGACACCGCCGAGGCGTGCTACTTTCTGGAGCGCGTTGTGCGACTCTACGAGGTCGTGAATGTGACGATGCCCATCCTCGTCTCGATGCGCGCCTTTGGCGAATTTCGCAGCGCCATCGGTCCCACCAGCGGCTTTCAATCGTTTCAGTTTCGGCATCTGGAGATCTTGAGCGGCGTGGCCGCCCCGTACTGGCGGGGGGGCACCCGCGACGCACGGGGCGAGGTGCACCCGGCAGAAGCCGAGTTCGACCGCCGCTACGGCACTCAAGTGGCCGACTGGCTGGCGGAACATCGGGAGCACAACCTGGTGCATTACTACCGGCGCTTGCTGGAGCGGGCGACGGGCGCGGAGGTGCAGACAAGGCTGACAGCGCTTTTTACCCACCCCGGCGCGGCGTGTTTGCTGCGCCTGCTGGCCCGCTACGAGCAGCAGCAGACCCGCTTCCACCGCGGCCACCTGGCTCTGGCGGTCCGCCAGCTCGCCCTGGTCGGGGCGAGCGCCGGGACGGGCGGCACGGCGTTTCAAGCCTATCTGGCCAGGTACCAGCGCGAAGTGGAGCCGCTGTTCGCAGGACTCGGCCCGGAAGACGAGGGAGCATCGGCCGGTGTTCCTGGCGGCGGCTCAATCCCGGGGTGA
- a CDS encoding ABC transporter ATP-binding protein encodes MDSLIEVQGLGFAPPGQKRQILHNVQLTLAPGEIVLVAGPTGSGKSTLINAVAGVIPAHTGGRLEGEVSFAGRSLLPLSVRERARHIGTVLQNVEVQIFTDRVREEVAFGLENLNVSPERIAEQMGELLAEFGLQSQRDWPIVRLSAGQKQRLVLACVLAMDQPVLLLDEPFAYLDRAGAQLLLELLVRRACAGQAILLVEHRLDLVAAVAHRSYCCAEGTLRPGLPQGVEATTPPGRPAAGAVVLESRALAFGGYPPLPDLSVRAGETILLKGDNGCGKTTLLKLLCGLLRPTGGSLAILGKDALKQNVAERARTLGFVLQNPNHQLFADSVAGEVAQPGVVPEFAEQLLGQLNLLPQREQHPQSLSQGQKRRLALAAVLARRPRICLLDEITVGQDPRSLLLMLDALEAFTGAGGALILTSHDPQAASRLGAKVVAL; translated from the coding sequence GTGGACAGCCTGATTGAAGTGCAGGGACTGGGATTCGCCCCACCCGGCCAGAAGCGGCAAATTTTGCACAACGTGCAGCTTACCCTCGCTCCCGGCGAGATCGTGCTGGTGGCCGGTCCCACCGGCAGCGGCAAAAGCACCCTGATCAATGCCGTCGCCGGGGTAATCCCCGCCCACACCGGCGGTCGCCTCGAAGGGGAAGTATCCTTTGCAGGCCGCTCGCTACTGCCGCTGTCGGTGCGCGAGCGCGCCCGCCACATCGGCACGGTGCTGCAAAACGTTGAGGTGCAGATCTTTACCGACCGGGTGCGCGAGGAGGTGGCCTTCGGCCTGGAGAATCTGAACGTTTCCCCCGAGCGCATCGCAGAGCAAATGGGTGAGTTGCTCGCCGAATTTGGCCTTCAAAGCCAGCGCGATTGGCCTATCGTCCGCCTCTCCGCCGGTCAAAAACAGCGCCTGGTGCTCGCCTGCGTACTGGCTATGGATCAGCCGGTGCTGTTGCTCGACGAACCGTTTGCCTACCTCGACCGGGCCGGGGCGCAGTTGTTGCTGGAGTTGCTGGTCCGGCGCGCCTGCGCCGGCCAGGCGATTTTGCTGGTCGAACACCGGCTCGACCTGGTGGCCGCCGTCGCCCACCGCAGCTACTGTTGCGCCGAAGGGACGCTGCGGCCAGGTTTGCCGCAGGGCGTAGAGGCAACCACCCCCCCCGGCCGGCCCGCCGCCGGGGCGGTGGTGCTCGAAAGCCGGGCACTCGCCTTCGGCGGCTATCCGCCTTTGCCGGATCTGAGCGTGCGTGCCGGGGAGACAATATTGCTCAAAGGCGACAACGGCTGCGGCAAGACGACGCTGCTCAAGCTGCTGTGCGGTCTGCTGCGCCCCACGGGCGGGTCGCTGGCGATCCTGGGTAAAGACGCCCTCAAACAGAATGTTGCCGAGCGCGCCCGCACCCTGGGCTTTGTGCTCCAGAACCCCAACCACCAGCTCTTTGCCGACAGCGTCGCGGGGGAAGTGGCCCAGCCGGGGGTGGTACCGGAATTTGCCGAGCAGCTGCTGGGGCAACTCAATTTGCTCCCCCAGCGCGAGCAGCACCCCCAATCGCTCTCCCAGGGCCAGAAGCGCCGACTGGCTCTCGCGGCGGTGCTGGCTCGCAGGCCGCGCATTTGCCTGCTCGACGAAATCACCGTGGGGCAAGATCCGAGGTCGCTCTTGTTGATGCTCGACGCGCTCGAAGCGTTCACCGGCGCGGGCGGAGCGCTGATTCTCACCAGTCACGACCCCCAGGCGGCTTCCCGCCTGGGAGCGAAGGTGGTCGCGCTTTAG
- a CDS encoding TonB-dependent receptor plug domain-containing protein → MRFSCLSVLLSLGATLVAPAHAQQTPDLPGAPDTTQAAESDLDEVTITANRRVTPRSKTPATVSIKTRSELDREQPLLRTVADALQTLPGITINRLGLLSGAANIRGLTGERIAVLVDGERLPNLEFGPDLGSVDPFRVERLEVLKGPASSIYGADAFGGVINIITTLPRFDTPPKVRTYLYGGNFSEIGGNVEFQGPNVVAGLSLRTAGDAKDGLSRPIPTNGTGYDAFDAYASGRIDFDATNHLELRFDRYRQSYADLNGFPNPPFVFAQNQFRNRDRYSIAYINDGAPGGTSFALRANYQKNERRFDNTTAVTIPVFAGPFAVGGNGTSSLFGTPSRQAVFAPPAPPTFITLTTPSSTYSLTETYGLSAQANTALGSAVLTYGYDFSQDASTSIDRFAVPSVQSPLATRSFNGVFLQGSYDITPSFTVAGGVRYDTYDQNTNTGLVNNANRVTFNAGAIYSVTPELALRANFAQGFRPPSLLFLFGSNPEGTFFAPSAGNVQANPNLRPERADNFDIGVNYTSREFRAGITYFNNQVTDFLGFGPLVAFGAPPFGPPPPSQTVLNKNVQLQGLEFSSAYFFSPQAFFEANLTYVDGRDGSGLPLSQLEVFPLTALLRLVYDDRTFNALLQSRIYGGQGSVIGNNGVVGPGTPPAGVLDLSFGYRFVPNVQLTVSVENVTNAQYLYPTSGFVAPGARLLGAVRAEF, encoded by the coding sequence ATGCGATTCTCCTGCCTGTCCGTCCTTTTGAGCCTAGGGGCGACTCTTGTTGCGCCGGCCCATGCCCAGCAGACCCCCGACCTTCCCGGAGCGCCCGACACCACCCAGGCGGCCGAATCGGACCTCGACGAGGTGACCATCACCGCGAACCGCCGGGTGACGCCGCGCTCGAAGACCCCGGCCACGGTATCGATCAAGACCCGCTCCGAGCTCGATCGCGAGCAGCCGCTGTTGCGCACGGTGGCCGATGCGCTGCAGACCTTGCCCGGGATCACCATCAACCGTCTGGGCTTGCTGAGCGGGGCGGCGAATATCCGCGGCCTGACCGGCGAGCGCATCGCGGTGCTGGTAGACGGTGAGCGGCTGCCGAATCTGGAATTTGGCCCGGATCTCGGTTCTGTGGACCCGTTTCGGGTCGAGCGGCTGGAGGTGCTCAAAGGCCCGGCCTCGTCGATCTACGGGGCGGACGCCTTTGGGGGCGTCATCAACATCATCACGACGCTGCCGCGCTTTGACACGCCGCCCAAGGTGCGCACGTATCTCTACGGCGGCAACTTCTCAGAAATCGGCGGCAACGTCGAATTTCAGGGGCCGAACGTGGTGGCGGGGTTGTCTTTGCGCACCGCAGGTGACGCCAAAGACGGCCTCTCGCGGCCCATTCCCACCAACGGCACCGGCTACGACGCCTTCGACGCCTACGCGAGCGGCCGGATCGACTTCGATGCGACCAATCACCTGGAGCTGCGCTTCGACCGCTATCGCCAGAGTTACGCCGATCTCAACGGCTTTCCGAATCCGCCCTTCGTCTTTGCCCAGAACCAGTTTCGCAACCGCGACCGCTACTCGATCGCCTACATCAACGACGGGGCGCCGGGAGGAACGAGCTTTGCCCTCAGGGCCAATTACCAGAAAAACGAGCGAAGATTCGACAACACCACGGCGGTGACGATCCCGGTGTTTGCCGGCCCATTTGCTGTCGGGGGGAACGGAACGTCCAGCCTGTTCGGGACGCCCAGCCGGCAGGCCGTGTTTGCTCCCCCTGCGCCGCCGACGTTCATTACGCTCACCACCCCCAGTTCGACCTACAGCCTCACGGAGACCTACGGCCTCTCCGCGCAGGCCAACACGGCCCTCGGTTCGGCGGTGCTCACCTACGGCTACGACTTCAGCCAGGACGCTTCGACGTCGATCGACCGCTTCGCTGTGCCTTCGGTGCAATCGCCGCTCGCCACCCGCAGCTTCAACGGTGTGTTCTTGCAAGGTTCCTACGACATCACCCCGAGCTTCACCGTGGCAGGCGGGGTGCGCTACGACACCTACGACCAGAACACGAATACCGGTCTGGTCAACAACGCCAACCGTGTCACCTTCAACGCCGGGGCGATTTACTCGGTGACCCCCGAACTGGCCCTGCGGGCGAACTTTGCCCAGGGCTTCCGGCCCCCGAGCTTGCTTTTTTTGTTCGGCAGCAACCCGGAGGGCACCTTCTTCGCCCCGAGCGCCGGCAACGTCCAGGCGAACCCCAACTTGCGGCCGGAGCGGGCCGACAACTTCGACATCGGCGTCAACTACACGAGTCGCGAGTTTCGCGCCGGGATCACTTACTTCAACAACCAGGTCACCGACTTTCTCGGCTTCGGGCCGCTCGTTGCCTTTGGAGCGCCCCCCTTCGGACCGCCGCCCCCTTCCCAAACCGTGCTCAACAAAAACGTCCAGCTGCAGGGGCTCGAATTTTCGAGCGCTTACTTTTTTTCGCCCCAGGCTTTTTTTGAAGCCAACCTCACCTACGTCGACGGCCGCGACGGCTCCGGGCTGCCGCTCTCGCAACTGGAAGTCTTTCCGCTCACGGCCCTGTTGCGCCTGGTCTACGACGACAGGACCTTTAACGCCCTGCTGCAGTCGCGCATCTACGGCGGCCAGGGTTCGGTGATCGGCAACAACGGTGTGGTCGGCCCCGGTACCCCCCCGGCGGGGGTGCTCGATCTGAGCTTCGGTTACCGCTTCGTGCCCAATGTGCAGTTGACGGTGAGCGTCGAGAATGTCACCAACGCCCAGTACCTCTATCCGACCAGCGGCTTTGTGGCGCCGGGGGCGCGGCTATTGGGGGCGGTGCGGGCGGAGTTTTGA
- a CDS encoding class I SAM-dependent methyltransferase, with amino-acid sequence MAKPGRVLLLAELTAGARAASRFCSPEAVSLSRGWSRLAAGWTLRLAATALVDQFAVREEVFFALGCDILRGKPTGLVVDIGGGFSALGLRWARTFPDCSVLELDLPAVAQSKRRRVKSLGKPDNWHAAGFDLAMDRLEDALGGERACLLSLQGVLPYFSVEDIGRLAGNWRDCSVAARGVLLCDLLDAGYFHNQSKSASQGPFRSRFADAAAAARVLTQAGFEPVESTALETLGRPLGWQNPGNNGLFICKAFA; translated from the coding sequence ATGGCAAAGCCCGGACGCGTGCTGCTGTTGGCGGAATTGACGGCGGGAGCCCGCGCCGCCAGCCGCTTTTGTTCCCCCGAGGCTGTCTCGCTGTCCCGGGGTTGGTCGCGCCTGGCGGCAGGCTGGACATTGCGCCTCGCAGCCACAGCCCTGGTGGACCAATTCGCTGTGCGTGAAGAAGTGTTCTTTGCCCTGGGATGCGATATCCTCCGGGGCAAACCGACCGGTCTGGTAGTTGATATCGGCGGTGGTTTTTCGGCCCTTGGCCTGCGCTGGGCGCGCACTTTCCCGGATTGCTCGGTGCTGGAACTGGATCTGCCTGCGGTGGCCCAAAGCAAGCGGCGGCGGGTAAAAAGCCTGGGTAAGCCTGACAACTGGCATGCCGCCGGGTTTGATCTTGCCATGGACCGCCTCGAAGACGCTCTCGGCGGCGAGCGGGCCTGCCTGCTCTCGCTGCAGGGTGTGCTGCCCTACTTCAGCGTAGAGGACATTGGGCGGCTTGCCGGCAACTGGCGAGACTGCTCTGTGGCTGCGCGAGGCGTTCTGCTGTGCGACTTGCTCGATGCCGGGTATTTTCACAACCAGAGCAAAAGTGCTTCCCAAGGCCCGTTTCGCAGCCGCTTTGCCGATGCCGCCGCCGCTGCGCGGGTCTTGACACAAGCAGGCTTCGAGCCGGTAGAGAGCACGGCGCTCGAGACCCTCGGCCGGCCTCTAGGTTGGCAGAATCCCGGCAACAATGGTCTATTTATCTGCAAAGCATTCGCTTGA
- a CDS encoding ATP-binding protein has product MQHPDRLSSFLPSLDQAMETSVKLVTADTVLSDIVEWMGGQADYRCTLPERKDRTLRQSGGLQPDCVLVAEGAHLAGIITEGDIVRLTALGKDLAAVRAAEVMSREVVTLVQDGRQDILGALDLMRRHNVRHLPVLDGGGRVTGLLSAGGIRRTLQPIHLLTLRSVAEVMTTPVVHAPAGSSLVDLARLMASRRVSCVVIAEPHTDGVHVRPVGLITESDIVQFRYLQFDLTQTRAAAVMSAVASPLKPFESVLVAHQQMLRRRVRRLVVTGERGELVGIVTQTGLLRLLDPLEIFGVIEALQRSVHQLEAEKMELLQGRTLQLERLVEERTAQVQEQARREQLARAAAESARLEAEEANRIKDEFLATLSHELRTPLNPIIGFTQLLRKGQLDEASAARALETIERNARAQSRIIEDMLDLSRIITGKLRLEVRPVALATVVEDALDTVRFAAQSKNIELRAHLDPNVVLPFGDSNRLQQVVWNLLSNAIKFTPENGSIEVQLERGRAEAVLTVRDSGVGITGDFLPHVFERFRQANSTTTRSHGGLGLGLAIVRQLVELHGGTVGVQSPGSNQGATFTVHLPLLLGRGGRTSATQTPLPPEAMGLQVITVETGCLLDGYTLAETDLRRRYGVVVHALRREGQLIGFPDADTPLREGDQLLVSGGRDQLERLKQRMAESTRDPM; this is encoded by the coding sequence ATGCAGCATCCAGACCGTCTGTCCTCTTTTTTGCCTTCGCTCGACCAGGCGATGGAGACCAGCGTCAAACTGGTCACGGCCGACACGGTCCTCAGCGACATCGTCGAGTGGATGGGCGGCCAGGCAGACTACCGCTGCACCCTGCCCGAGCGCAAGGACCGCACCCTGCGGCAATCCGGCGGATTGCAGCCCGATTGCGTGCTGGTGGCCGAAGGAGCGCACCTCGCAGGGATCATCACCGAGGGCGATATCGTCCGCCTGACGGCCCTGGGCAAAGATCTGGCGGCGGTGCGCGCCGCAGAGGTGATGTCCCGGGAGGTGGTGACCCTCGTCCAGGATGGCCGCCAGGATATTCTAGGCGCCCTCGATCTGATGCGCAGGCACAACGTGCGCCACCTGCCGGTGCTCGACGGCGGCGGCCGGGTGACCGGTCTACTCAGCGCGGGCGGCATCCGGCGGACCTTGCAGCCGATTCACCTGTTGACCTTGCGTTCGGTGGCCGAGGTGATGACCACTCCAGTCGTCCACGCCCCCGCCGGCAGCTCGCTTGTGGATCTGGCCCGGCTGATGGCCAGCCGCCGCGTCAGCTGCGTGGTAATCGCCGAGCCGCACACCGACGGAGTCCACGTTCGTCCGGTTGGATTGATCACCGAGAGCGACATCGTCCAGTTTCGCTATTTACAGTTCGACCTCACCCAGACCCGGGCGGCGGCGGTGATGAGCGCGGTGGCGTCTCCCCTCAAGCCTTTCGAGTCGGTGCTGGTGGCCCACCAGCAGATGCTGCGCCGCCGGGTGCGCCGGTTGGTGGTCACCGGCGAGCGGGGCGAACTGGTGGGCATCGTCACCCAGACCGGGCTGTTGCGCCTGCTCGATCCGCTCGAAATTTTCGGTGTCATCGAAGCGCTCCAGCGCAGCGTCCACCAGCTGGAGGCCGAAAAAATGGAATTGTTGCAGGGGCGCACCCTGCAGCTGGAGCGGCTGGTGGAGGAGCGCACCGCCCAGGTGCAAGAACAGGCGCGCCGCGAGCAGCTGGCGCGGGCGGCGGCGGAGAGCGCCCGGCTGGAGGCCGAAGAAGCCAACCGCATCAAGGACGAGTTTCTGGCCACCCTCAGCCACGAACTGCGCACCCCCCTCAACCCGATCATCGGTTTTACGCAGCTGTTGCGCAAGGGCCAGCTCGACGAAGCATCCGCGGCGCGGGCGCTCGAAACGATCGAGCGCAATGCCCGCGCCCAAAGCCGGATCATCGAGGACATGCTCGATCTCTCGCGCATCATCACGGGCAAGCTGCGCCTGGAGGTGCGGCCGGTGGCCCTCGCCACGGTGGTGGAGGACGCCCTCGACACGGTGCGCTTCGCCGCCCAGAGCAAAAATATCGAACTGCGCGCCCACCTCGATCCGAACGTGGTCTTGCCTTTTGGCGATTCGAACCGTCTGCAGCAGGTGGTCTGGAATTTGCTCTCCAACGCCATCAAATTTACTCCCGAGAACGGCAGCATCGAAGTGCAGCTCGAGCGGGGGCGGGCAGAGGCGGTACTGACCGTTCGCGATTCGGGGGTAGGCATTACCGGCGATTTTCTGCCCCATGTCTTCGAACGCTTCCGGCAGGCCAACAGCACCACCACCCGCAGCCACGGCGGTCTCGGGCTCGGCCTGGCCATCGTGCGCCAACTGGTCGAGCTGCACGGCGGCACCGTTGGGGTCCAGAGCCCGGGAAGCAACCAGGGGGCGACTTTTACTGTGCACCTGCCGCTGTTGTTGGGCCGGGGCGGCCGGACAAGTGCGACGCAAACCCCGCTGCCTCCGGAGGCGATGGGTCTGCAGGTGATCACTGTCGAGACCGGCTGTCTGCTCGACGGGTATACCCTTGCTGAGACCGACCTGCGCCGCCGCTACGGGGTGGTGGTGCACGCCCTGCGCCGCGAAGGCCAGCTGATCGGTTTTCCGGATGCGGACACACCCTTGCGCGAGGGCGATCAGTTGCTAGTCAGCGGCGGGCGCGACCAGCTTGAGCGCCTCAAGCAACGGATGGCCGAGAGCACCCGA
- a CDS encoding alpha-keto acid decarboxylase family protein: MASSVWTVGEYLIERLYCHGVHHIFGVPGDYVLGFFKQLCDSPIEVINTCDEQGAGFAADAYARVRGLGAVCVTYCVGGLKVANTTAQAYAEKSPVVVISGAPGTNERHKNPLLHHKVREFDTQFKVFEQLTVAATVLDDPETALCEIDRVFEAALRYRRPVYIELPRNVARATGSACHLRELPQETSDPAALSEAVKEAVARINTSRQPVILAGEELHRFALQPLLAQLIEKTNIPVASTILGKSVFPESHPRYLGVYEGAMGREDVRDYVEASDCLVLLGALMTDMNLGIYTANLDPRRSIYCATEKLTIGYHSYEDVRLQDFAAGLLAGGIERRVDGPTPHPLPLTQFQPVQDRPMTVLRLFQQLNAFLDDETIVVADPGDALFAGADLFIPGKTRFLAPAYYASLGFAVPAALGAQMADARLRPLVLVGDGAFQMSGLELSTVARFGLNPIVVLLNNRGYGTERPMQDGSFNDVLNWHYSRLPELLGTGRGFEVSTEDQLAAALHEARRHRGSFSLIDVHLEPGDLSPALRRMTDSMGQRVRPAAV; this comes from the coding sequence ATGGCTTCTTCTGTATGGACCGTGGGTGAGTACTTGATCGAACGGTTATACTGCCACGGCGTGCACCATATCTTCGGCGTGCCCGGCGATTACGTCCTCGGTTTTTTCAAGCAACTGTGCGACAGCCCCATAGAAGTGATCAATACCTGTGACGAACAGGGGGCCGGGTTCGCCGCCGACGCCTACGCCCGCGTGCGCGGACTCGGGGCGGTCTGCGTCACCTACTGCGTGGGCGGCCTCAAAGTCGCCAATACCACTGCCCAGGCCTACGCCGAAAAATCGCCGGTCGTGGTGATTAGCGGCGCGCCGGGCACCAACGAGCGCCACAAAAATCCGCTGTTGCACCACAAAGTGCGCGAGTTCGATACCCAGTTCAAAGTTTTCGAGCAACTGACAGTCGCCGCGACGGTACTGGACGACCCCGAGACGGCCTTGTGCGAAATCGACCGGGTGTTCGAGGCGGCTTTGCGTTACCGGCGGCCGGTCTACATCGAATTGCCGCGCAACGTCGCCCGCGCCACCGGTTCCGCCTGCCACCTGCGCGAGTTGCCCCAGGAGACCAGCGACCCGGCTGCGCTGAGCGAAGCCGTCAAAGAAGCCGTGGCCCGCATCAACACAAGCCGCCAGCCGGTAATTCTGGCTGGAGAAGAACTGCACCGCTTCGCGTTGCAGCCCTTGCTCGCGCAGCTCATCGAGAAGACCAACATTCCGGTGGCTTCGACCATCCTGGGCAAATCGGTCTTCCCTGAGTCCCATCCGCGCTACCTGGGCGTCTACGAGGGAGCGATGGGCCGCGAGGACGTGCGCGACTACGTCGAGGCGAGCGACTGCCTGGTGTTGCTCGGAGCGCTGATGACCGATATGAACCTGGGCATCTACACCGCCAATCTCGACCCGCGCCGGTCTATTTACTGCGCCACCGAGAAACTCACCATCGGCTACCACTCCTACGAGGACGTGCGGTTGCAGGACTTCGCAGCCGGCCTGCTTGCAGGCGGGATCGAGCGACGGGTGGACGGACCGACTCCCCATCCCCTGCCCCTCACCCAGTTCCAGCCGGTCCAGGATAGACCGATGACCGTGCTGCGCCTTTTCCAGCAGCTCAACGCCTTTTTGGACGACGAAACGATCGTGGTGGCCGACCCCGGCGACGCCCTTTTTGCTGGGGCGGATCTGTTCATTCCGGGCAAGACGCGGTTTCTGGCTCCTGCCTACTACGCCTCCCTCGGCTTTGCCGTCCCCGCCGCCCTCGGCGCCCAGATGGCCGACGCGCGCCTCAGGCCCCTGGTGCTGGTGGGCGACGGCGCCTTTCAGATGAGCGGCCTGGAACTCTCGACTGTCGCCCGTTTTGGCCTCAACCCGATTGTCGTGCTGCTCAACAACCGGGGCTACGGCACCGAGCGACCGATGCAGGACGGCTCCTTCAACGACGTGCTCAACTGGCACTACAGCCGTCTGCCGGAGTTGCTGGGCACAGGCCGGGGCTTCGAAGTTTCGACAGAGGACCAGCTTGCCGCTGCCCTTCACGAAGCGCGCCGCCACCGGGGCAGCTTCTCCCTGATCGATGTGCACCTCGAACCGGGAGATCTCTCGCCCGCCCTCAGGCGCATGACCGATTCGATGGGCCAGCGGGTGCGTCCGGCCGCCGTTTGA
- a CDS encoding energy-coupling factor transporter transmembrane component T family protein: protein MSLAKLPQFLGSVNPLLKIVLSIALTACAFALKSVGANLLLVSVLLVLTFVSVRVERKSVVGVGVFLLIFTGLTGTLSGDWGYAGLGAARLLVLILPALLLPATTAPGDLVRAFQAVRLPPFLVLSLMLTWRFLPVIQQEAQRIIEANLLRGVDLARRPGLWFSGLFTPLIFRIVSYADDVTVGLETRGYDPDSPRSTSQPLRWRPGDTLFALGAAALLFAVGGLEWTA from the coding sequence ATGTCGCTCGCTAAGCTGCCCCAATTTTTGGGCTCCGTCAACCCGCTGCTCAAGATCGTTTTGAGCATTGCGCTGACGGCCTGCGCCTTCGCGCTCAAAAGCGTGGGGGCCAACCTGTTGTTGGTGAGCGTGCTGTTGGTGCTCACTTTTGTGTCGGTGCGGGTGGAGAGGAAGAGCGTCGTCGGCGTCGGCGTCTTTTTGCTGATCTTCACCGGTCTTACTGGTACCCTATCGGGCGACTGGGGCTACGCGGGGCTGGGAGCGGCCAGGTTGCTGGTCTTGATTCTGCCCGCGCTGTTGCTGCCTGCCACCACCGCCCCCGGCGATCTGGTGCGGGCCTTTCAGGCGGTGCGGCTGCCGCCTTTTTTGGTGCTGAGTCTGATGCTCACCTGGCGTTTCTTGCCGGTCATCCAGCAGGAGGCGCAGCGCATTATCGAAGCGAATTTGCTGCGGGGCGTCGATCTGGCCCGTCGGCCGGGGCTGTGGTTCTCGGGGCTGTTCACGCCCTTGATTTTTCGGATCGTCAGTTACGCCGACGATGTGACCGTGGGCCTGGAGACGCGCGGCTACGACCCGGACTCACCCCGCAGCACCAGCCAACCGCTGCGCTGGCGCCCCGGGGATACGCTCTTTGCCCTGGGGGCCGCGGCGTTGCTTTTCGCGGTGGGGGGGCTCGAGTGGACAGCCTGA
- a CDS encoding chlorophyll a/b-binding protein — translation MTTGPQNDLERAEINGRDRNAFLFGFTPQAEIWNGRLAMIGFVAYLLWDYAGYSVLRQVLGII, via the coding sequence ATGACTACGGGACCCCAGAACGATCTTGAGCGCGCCGAAATCAACGGCCGTGATCGCAACGCCTTTTTGTTTGGTTTCACTCCCCAGGCGGAAATCTGGAATGGCCGTCTGGCGATGATCGGCTTCGTCGCTTATCTGCTTTGGGATTACGCTGGCTATAGCGTTCTTCGCCAAGTTCTCGGCATTATTTAA